In Lycium barbarum isolate Lr01 chromosome 9, ASM1917538v2, whole genome shotgun sequence, the DNA window TTGGGAAGTGGAGTTGGACGTGGGGTTTAGGGGGGGTTAGTTTTTTTTCTGATTAATTTAAAAAAGTAAGGTAAAAGTGTTGTTAGTTTTACAACTAAAGAAAAAatactctaaaaaaaaaaaaaacacatgcaACATAATTGAGTAGAGAATGACCTATGAGAATTCATGTACTAACTCAAGGAAGTAGTAAGAAGAAAATTATATAGACGGCTATGAAGAAAATACTTTAAATATGTCAGTAAtagtaaatttaaaaaaaattatattaaaatataAACTATTGAATTACCTCTTTCTCGATCTTCTTTCCTCTGGATAATCCAGTCAACATCTCTCAAAACTGAATAACTTTATTTTTTCTTGCATCGCCAAAAAATCTAATTACAATAAGCCCCATGGCACTTTGATCTGTTAttatcttatatttttttttttaaatcataatAATACAAAATATCAAAAATAAATGTGTGAGTCTACAAACATAAACGTCATACTTCTTCATACATCGGTGAGATCTCTTGTAGTTATATTAATTCGGCTAAGAGACATAATAATGAACCAATCaaataataaaaaggaaaaagaatatAAAACACTTCCCCAAACCTTTGTTGTCTCGTTTGAAACTCATATTGAGAGCAACTAAAGAAAGACCTAAAATAATGGTCTAAAATTGGAGGAGATGAAATCATTTGAAATTGCGGATAAAGAACCACCCACTCCTCTGTCCAACCGTTATATTTACTTTGTGAAACTGAAATGATAAGTGGGATAAAGTAGGGAAGTTATCCatggcagtttttttttttttttttttttttttttttttgtaaatttacTTATGTACTGactatttgtttaaaaaatattcaAACGTgggcttttctttttatttttcctttttaaaatagAAAATTTCTGATGATGACACTTGTCATCCTATCATGTTTTTGCCTCTtctattatatatagatagatatagatattAAGTAATTATATTTTTTCAATCAAGTACACTAAATTAGGTGAGTTCATTTAATAAtgtattaatttattttttaaattgatACAAATAGAATTTGTTATCAAGTGGTTTGTTCATATTAtgtcacttggcttaatattaagctacaCTACCCTTCTTTTattataatatagatatagattaggATTAGAACCCGCGCGGCGCGTTGCGCTGCAATATAACATTTAGTTAAGGTTTGAAAAGCACTGAACTTATCAAGTTATGTTTCATAGGCATATTCACCAATAGCTAAAATAATGTCGTATATAGCTGCCTATTTTATCATTTATTTACTTCTTTATTTATACACGATATATATTTAATTTCTATCTGTTTATACTTCATTTTCgttcagtatttttttttttctagagaaAGAAATAACCATTGCTATATTAATCATATGTGAGTATCTAATATTTAGGCCCAATGATCTTCTAATGTTCTATTAAACCATTATCGTCAACTTTTATTCTTCAGACGAATATGAATACACTACAACGAATGCCTTGTAATGCATTGCGTATGGTAGATTGAAATATACCGTGTCATTTTATTTTGTAGAATATGCATTGTATGAGTTATGGCGTTCTAGAACCTACCACAGTTGCATCACATCCAAGATCAATTTCCGTACGATCTTGCCGTCTTGGATTGATTCTCTTTtctttaaaaatgaaataaatatttGTCTTCATTGTCTTTTCAACAGATGTTAACACAAATGCAACACACGAATAATATTGGATATTATTAATCATGTTAAATTGTAGCCTAATTTATTAATTTGAGCATGTTAGAGATCATATTATTTTAACAATATTACCAGTTTTTCAATGAAATGAAATTAAAGGGAGCGATCATATAGTCATCAATTAATCACCCGATAAAtttatattctttatttttatttattacttTAGTTACCATTTAGTAGCGGCAAATTCAATAACTAAATTTTATGTGTTCGAGTTTGAAATTCTACCACAACCCATTTGCTTTACTGTGTTGAACTCTATTATTTATAGTGTAATTTAATAGTATAATTAGAGCTATAACTTTATTTCTCTACCCAATCTtttacaaaaaaacaaaaagtttATGAAATGAAAGAAACGAATTACATGGCTAGTTAATAGTTTTTGAATAACATAAAAAATTATCATCATCTCCAAAACAATTCACGTAAATGTAATTTGTTTTGTAGGTTTTTTGAAAAAGTAATACTCCAATGAATTACGTAAATCGATTACAGTCTTTCACTTATTTCTGACTTACAGTGTCAACTTCGTGTTTTACTTTATTTACATACATGAGCTTGAAGTAGTCCCTTTCTTTTCCTGTATGTTTTTCGAATCTCAGGACATCAACATGTTTGATATCTGCAATAAAATATCTTGTTAATATGCAAAGATTTCACATGAAACAAAATATTTATGAGAAACACGAACCGATATATGCTAAtgagaaagtaaaaaaaaaaagatgtctaGAATGTAGATATTGACAAAGAAACACAaaagataatgataataatttaaaaattacTTATCTTCAAGGCAAAAGAAGTAAACAAAAGAAATTTACAAAAGTGCTATAAGTGTCGTTCATTTTTCCAAAAACCACATTTTCAATTTTTATATGTGATATTTGGTTAAACTTAATGAGTCTCCATTTCAACTAATGAGTCTTGTCTTTTGAGATAAAATGTTATCTCAATTCAAACTGAATCCATACATATGATTCTTATATTTTTAAGTGGAAACCGTATTAAATTATGCTGTTTacttttgaaaattattttcttaaattcgGCGGAATTATGATTTATCAACAAAAATAGTTTTATCTGGATATGTAAATAATTTATATGACAAACAGCTTTCAATCCAAGTACCTAAtgtgcttctttttttttttttttgcttttggtatatatatatatatatttgtttttggTATAATGTAATTGCTTCAACGGTACCTACCACACAAACAAACACTCAAAGAAAATATAAATTATGGTGGCAACGTAAGTGAATAAATTTGCTATTCCCTGCTAATATGAACAATCAAAAGCTTACATCTGAAACATCCTTCACATTAGGATTCTCCTTTTTAAATGTCTTCCTGAAATTAATTCCTCGCTGCAATAGCATGCATGATCATTTGTCATATGCCACTGAACTTGGGAGGCCTCTTAGGCTTATTAGGATCTTTCTTGGCCTTTTTGTCCTCCTTGACCGTCAAATTATCGTCTTTCGACGTTGCTTTTCTCTTCTCCATCTTTCAGAAACTAAGAGAAACAAACATTATCCATCACTAAAATACTTATTTTATCATTGTGCCACAACACAACGTGAAAATTAAAATCAGAGAAACTTCAAATATGTAACCCAAAGGTCTATGCAACACCAAAATTACATCCAAAATAACAAACAAATTGATCTTCATGTGATATAATTTGACGTATACATGAAAGAGAAAATGTCAAAACTGAAAGTTCAATTGAAAATGAAACAGAAAAAGATATAAAGAAGAATTAAAGTACTCTGTAAACAACACAATACTTACCTTCCAAAAGTTATCTCTTCGTGTAACTTTCAACATGACTATATAATTTGTATCTCACGATGGAATGGGAAAATGAAAAATAGGGAAGTTAGGCAGAGATGGGGGTGAGTGGTTTGGGGTGGGTTTAGGTTAGTAACTTCTTTTTTGGTCTTGTTTCTTattttatcctttccttcttGTTTTTCTTCTTAAAACTAAAATGTGCAGCTTTATTTTAGCATGTAAAATTTAAATAtaatctttcatctcaaattgaACTTGTACTTATCTACTTATGCTAATATCTGAAATGGTaattttaattttcttaaaaaaaaacttGAACTACTTTATCTCCAAAAATTCTTTGATGCGTGCATTCTGGAATACAAAATTTATTACCAAGTTTAAAATTTTCATGTAAAAATTCCGAAAATTTATTATAACAGTTACAAAATTTTAATTTAAGTTTAAAAATTTCATgtaaattttttgaaaatatgtaacaacagttaaaaattttgaaaatttgtaaCAACaattgttatttttattttttgttctaaTTATTATGTCACTTATAACAGAAAATAAGATAAGGAATGCACCCCTTAAATCAAGCCTTAAATTTCTCAACCGGTAGGGTAGAAATCGTTTCCTACTTTTCTGaattggcttttttttttttttttttatttctattttaaaATATAAGTTTTGACACTTGGCATCTTGAAGTGATTACACTTGGCAGCCTAAAAGCATTTTGCCTctcctattatatatagatagatttgTCACGTTTCGCTTCACAAGAGTCAAGTTAAATGtatttttttcatcatattaatattagaagaattgcaacttatagtattaTTCGTTTTCGaacatctaaattttaatttaaaatatagaattaatctaattcaatttagctgtgaagattaatcaaattgactctcgagaagCGAAATGTGACAAGTGAAAGTAAAGGGAAggagtatttttatttcattggGAAAATTTCAGAGACCTCCCTCAAATTTTGCTTCGTTTCACTGACCTCCCCTCACGTTTGCAATATTACATTGACCTCTcctattttaaattttttgtaaTGATTTTATACTATGTATtactaataaaaaataatatatctGGACTGATTTAccctccttaagatcatggtctTACAATTAATTGTAATTATATTAGTATCTCCTTTAAAAAGTTACTTTTTTAGAAACATTAAATGAATAAAATAGTAAGAAGTGAGGAGGCTGTGCTCCGGTGAAATTCGGGATCAAGCCAGCTGTGAGGATCGAAGGCTTCAGTTGCCGCAGCAGTATCTCTAATGTAGCTTAGGTGAAGAAAAAATCACCCAAAGATGGATAAAAATGTGAGATTTTTGGGAGAGATGAGTTACCAAAACAAATTCGTTTTAGCTTTGTATATATAAAGTGAAACAAAGAGGGTCGCCATGAGTTATATTTCCAAAACCATTCAAGTCATGTCCGTTAATATGTTTATTAGGTGACAAATGAGGGAGTGTTCAGTTGATATCGGAAAAATAATACTCTTAATATAACCCAAAGAAGAGAGATAGGTCAAAAGATTGTTGTCTTTCCTTTGGGATTAATTAGGGTTCTTATTTTAGCGTTAGGCTAAGTTTGTATTAAGTATCTATTGTGGTGTGAGTGTGAGAGAGTAAAAACGAGAGGCTTCTTCTTCGTGAGTGAAAAATTTGTCACTCTTAAGTCTTATCCTTCATTGTAATTGTAATTCGACGGAAAAGAGAAGATGACCTTCTTAGATAATAAACTCTTTATAAAGAGAAGATGGTCTTCATTTAATATTCCTAAGAAATAACTTTTTAGAGGAGatatttataaaataataattaatcaaaagaaCAAGATCTTAGGGAGGGCAaatcagtctatatatatattattattttcattagtaataaatataaaaagaaaaggtgttacaaaaaaattaaaatagaggaGATAGCCGTAATATTGTAAACGTGAGGAAAGATCGGTGAAACGAAGTAAAACGTGAACGGAGGCCTCTGAAATTTTTCCATTTTCATTTAATTTTGCAATAAAAACTTAGACAAAAACAACTGGGCCGACTTTGAGCGCTATCGCTGCATGATAGGGACGGTGGATCCCAATGCAATGAATTTGACCTACTCACGCTTCTGTGTTGTGTATATGTAAGTCAACACTCAAAGGAGCTATTTTTTCTTTTCACGAATCAAGGGGCTGTTTGGCTTATGTTAAATGTGTCGGCAAGAGAGAGAGTGTATTCCAAATCACAAAATTCAGAACAAATGTGATGTCTTTCATCATCTAATACCATCGCTATGGATGTGTTTTGGACATGACTTTCTGATCACTTTATAAAACACATGCAGTGGCATTCTTTTTGCTTTGTCTTTTTAGATTTATGCATATTTCCCATATTACTTTAAAAAACATTGTTTTGGTCATGGTACCTCTGAACTCATTGAGTTTGACATACGCGTGTTAATTAACTAGAGAGAGGGTTTTTTCACTATGTCATCATCGTATAAGCGCTTGCATTCTTAAATTTATAATCTCAGAAGTTCCTACTTCATGTTAGGAACATGAAATTTTGCAAAACGTTCTTTGGAGAATAACTTTTATGAGAAATTGTCctttgaaaataataaaatagaagcagaaaaaaaaaagaaaaaaaaagaggactCTGATTACATCCGCTAACAATGTAAAATTCTTTGTCACTGTAATTTTAATTGTGCAATTACCATTTGTATTAGACAAAGAATATTACAATATACGCGTAGGACAGAGAATTGCAAAGTACCGTTGAGACGTGGACCCCCAAGGCAGGGGCCACATCAGATATTTATGGATTTAAGTGTAGAAATCACGTATCCTTAAACCAATGAAAACCCATTATCATCAATTTTCCTCAGCTCCAATTTAACAAAGGATTCCCTACCATCATCATCTTCTAACCTAAAATCTAAAACCGAATTGGCTTCACATAATAATCTTGAATTGTCTTCTTTTTCTGCTTCAAAAAACTCAACAGAAAAGAATACTTTAGATCCCAAGAATGGGTAACGCTATAAGATTGTTGTATGGTCATTGCTGCAAACCTTCAGCAGATTCTGACTCCCTTGGCCATCATGGCTCCGCGCCCGGTGTTTCAGCTCTAGCACAGGATCTCTACAACTTTGAAATCACCTCCCAGGTAACTTTTATATATTTTTGCTACTACTGTACCTTTAACCTGAATTTCCTGTCCTCTTTACAATTGCTAATTAATTGAGGTGTAAAATTGATTTGGAGATCTGGGTTGTTAAGTTTTAGTTGGATCCTGTTATAAAAATGTAAACTTTGTTGAGTTTTCCTAATTAGGTTCCTCAAGGACTGACTAAGCATGTTGTCTCATCCAAGAAGGCTCAAGCTAACTGGTAAGACTTTATTTCATTAACCAATTACTTCACCTGACAGAATTAGCTGCTGTTCTATGTTATCTAGTTTGATCTGTAAGATTGCTTTCCTAACTTGTGCATCTTTGGTGATGAATGAAGGTATAAGAAACTTTCAGACGCATGGAGAGAAACAAAGCCTCCCCCTAAAACACCTGAAGAAGCTTCAAGGCTTGTTATCCAGACCTTGAAGAGACATCAGAAAGCAGATGTTGAGGTTGTAACTTTGTACTATACTAAATTTCCCACCTCTTGTTTGAacatgttgctcggactctcaaAAAATGATGCCGTGCctgtgtcggatccttcaaaatgCATTACTTTGGACGAGCGGACACGCACTCGTCACTATTTTcaaagagtccgagcaacataactTATAATGTGTAGCAAGATTGTCAGAAACTTAATATTTGATTTCAGGGGTTACTGGCTTTCTATGGTCTTCCACTTCCTCACTCCCTAGTAGAACTAACTACTGATGGTGCTCCTCCATCACACCCACATGGACTCAAGTTTGAATTGCATACTCTCCCCGTAAGATTATTAATATCTCAAAACATGCTTAGCCTCTTAATCAGCATATTTGAACGATTAGCGTAATACTCCTAGTATTTATGTGCTAGGTTGATGCAAAGGCTGTGGCAGATGGAGATACGGTAACTGTATATGTTAGTGCAACAGATCCTAGAGAGTCATCGTGTCTCCCAAGAGACGTGCAAGCTGCGGCAGTTCAAAGATCAAAAGCACGGGCTCAGAAGAATTATCCGAAGGCAGATGAACTGCACAAAAAGATCATAGATTCAGGATACAGGTCAGTTGCATGAGCATAGCTTTGTCTGTTTTGACTTTCATTCACCCAATTCATTTCAGTTCTCTGAGATGAGTTTTTGTCACAGGGTGATACCAGTGAATCATGACGAAGTTCTTGCTCGAAAATATAGGATCAGATTAAGGTATCCAGACACTTCCTTGGAAAATGTTTTTATAATTATGCTATATATATCAAATTGGTAAATAACGAATGAAGAAGAAATCAGGGGAATAGATGCACCGGAAAGTGCAATGCCATATGGTAAAGAGGCCAAGGAAGAACTGACTAAAGTTGTTCAGGGTAAGAGTTTAAGGGTCTTAGTTTTTGACGAGGATCGTTATGGCCGCTGTGTAGGGGATATATACTGTAATGGCATATTTGCACAGGTACTGAAATCTGATACAATACTTTCTTCCCTCAGTTATTCAATTAAGACTCTTCTAGTTCTGAGTTGACTTCTCATGTAGGAAGTGATGCTGAAGAAGGGCTTGGCCTGGCACTATACCGCGTATGACAAGCGTCCAGAGTTAGAAAAGGTAatctgcgttttcatgtcgctaTAGACTAACCAAGGCAATTTTTCTAAATATTTGTCTCGATGGTTTTAGTGGGAGAAAGATGCTCGAGCAAAACGAATAGGCTTGTGGGCAGCCAGAAATCCTGAAATGCCATGGGAGTGGAGGAAACAGAAACGTGAAAATCAACGATCCTGAATAACAACGGCTTCAACAAAGCTATGGTTTTCCTGGAGAATAATTGCTCCAACAAAGTTAAGGCATAAGGAAGCCACAGTAACATCATGTTCAATTCTCAAACCAGATTCAATTGTTTTTATATAGATGAGGTGCAATGGAGATGCCACATGCTCCTAGTAATTTAATTCCAAGGAAGCAATGTTATTGTGCATCCCtggttgtatatgtatatttccTTCTCGTCAGTACCGTCAGAACgttttcctcttttcttttttaactCTCGTCCATTTCACAGTTAAGTTCCGCTTTCAACATAAATTACCAAATGTATCGATATTTGCCGCAAATGGACAACTAGCATGCAACACTACTAAAAGCAACTTGACACCAAGGCAAAATCCACTGAAGCTGGCTTGACAAACTAAACAAAGAATCATTATCTTTTAGGTTTTCTTCCAGTTAAGCCAGAATTACAAGATCAAACCACCATGCCACAGAAAACCATCTAATGATAAATAATGTCATTTGCTAACAGTCCAGTCGGACAAAATAACACTATGGACATCGAGTActtagatttttttaaaaaaaaagaaaaaagatcacGGAGATCAGAACAGTAAGCCCAGTTCAACGTCTGTCACCAAACTACAGGGGATTGGCGGCAGGAATAGGAATAGCACCAAAATTCACTGCATGAAACAAATTATAATTAGTGAATTGTAGGATATAAAGTTTCGAGCATGAAAATTATTATGTGGCTGTGGGTAGAAGAAATTCGAAAAGGATGCTAAATATTAGTACAATTTAATATTTTGCTCCATTTCTACTGAGATGATTGGATAAGCTAACAGACTCCTCCCCTCATCAACCCCACAAAAGACTACTATTAAAGAAGAGGTTACATAGCAGATGGAAAGTAGTTTCCCTGGCCCTCTAAAGAATGGCAGGCAATAGTTGTACTCCCACCTGTCATATCCTGCACACTTTGCTTCCTAAAAACACATGTATTAGGATATCATTTGTTCTGATACAACCAACAGAAAATGCCACCAACAGTCGGCATTACTAGACAGTAACCAACCAAGAAAGACAATAGATATCACAAAGATAGAAAAGACTAGCTCTACTTGTTTTTACAACTGCAAAAATAAGCGTGTCAGCTCATGTTTTACAGTAAAGCAACAATCCCATAAATGCTAAAAAATCAAAACCTACTCGATTTCCTTTCTCAATGAATGAGCAAACAGGAGATCATAAAATGCAAACTAGTGAGGACTTAACTAAAACTCATTCAAATTACAGTCTTTATCAGCACAGAAAAATTGTCACAAGTGATGGAGCAAAAAGTAGCCACACTATCTTTTTATGCACTTATTTAGACCAAATTGTCAAGTTTATTCCATCTTAAATGCCTTTCAAGCAACTATATACACAGACTTTAACATAGACACTCATCTTATTCTGCTTCCTGTTACCTTGACATCAATCAAGGTGAGAAGGACCTAAGTCTATATCAAATACAATTATGCTAAGTAATGCGAAGTTTCCTTTTCACTCTAGAAACCTATATTAGATCCATTCTACTGTTCTTTCAGGTAAAAGAAGAGAAGAAATTTCCTCAACTTAACAGTCCACAAAAAGCAAACAGATTACAACTCTTAATTGAAGTTTTTGCTAATGTAGGCCTGACTACATGCAAATCTATGAATTTTCTGggtctattttgaagcagaaggAATAATCGGAAAGGTTATTTAATTTTTACCTATCCAATATTTTCACCTCAAAATTCACTTCCATCACACTCCGTTAGAAAGCAATTATTCCCCCCATCCCAATTTAAGtgactctttcctttttattcattCCTAAAAAGAACGACAACTTTCTATATtcacaatttaactttaaaacgCCCAATTTACCTACAGCCACAAAAGTATATATCGCTTATCGtataccacaagtttcaaaagtctttctttctttcttaaactctgtgacCAGTCAAATGCCATCACATAAATTGACACGGAGGGAGTACAATACTAGGCACTATTCAAATCCTagcagagacaaaaaaaaaactaggttCTTCCCCTCTGTCCTAGCCtgggtggacagagttacctggtacctgtTGCTAATGGGAGGTGGTAGGtacccgtggaattagtcgaggtgcgcacaagctggctggacaccacggttatcaaaaaaaaataaaaaattaccagGCACTATTACAATATTAGGAACTAGGTTCTCTAAGCTCGAGATTCAAATGCCAAAAGCTTCAGACAAGATTCTCACAATTTGGGTGCTCATAATTAACCCTTTAGCTTAAAGGCTCCAGACAATCATGGGAGGAGACGGAAGATTCAAAAAAAGAAATCAGCAAAAATAAAGGAAATTTAAAGTTTACATTTAATTGTCTCCCACTCTTACTATATAAAGTCTGCTTCAATTGAAACTTGACCATCCCATGTAATGCAACTTGGGTGGTCAGAAAATTTTTAGAATCCATGAAACATGTCCTACAGAACAACTCTCTGCAAGGGGATTTATAACCTAGACTACACTCTGTGGTTAAGGGAAGTTCTCCATAAAGAGTATGTATACAGTATACTCACCTTATGCCACAATACCAAGAAGTCCCATGGAGAGGAACTGCACTACAACCAAACATCCATCCGACACAAATTCATTCTATGGTTAGCTGCTTCGAAGAGGCTGGCTACAGTTGACAGACTACTCAAATTTAGCATACAAGTTCCTGTGGATTGTGTGTTCTGTTCTACAACAGTGGAAACTTTGGATCACTTGTTCTTTGAATGCTCTATTACAAGGAGCCTGTAGCAGAGACTACTGCTTCAGATGGAAATTCAGAGATCTATTAGGTGCTGGCATGATGAACTCCAATGTGTGTGTAACTGAGCTAAAAGGCAATCTGGCAGAGGTGCAATCATTAGCTGCATTTTTGCAGTGACAGTATCCACCATTTGGAGGGTAAGGAATTGCATCAGGCTTCAAGATGGTCATTTTCAGATGGACAAAATTTGCAGAGATATTGTTCTTCATACCCATATCAGAGGCAGGGACTCGAAGCTATGGAAGGCATCACTAGAGTTGTATTTTTTTGTGTTTCTCAATGCTGCCAGTTTGTTTTTAAAGTTGCTTGTAACAGTTGACTAGTGATAGGTTAGCCTTAGTTCTTTACCTTTTGCTAAGTTAGTCCTCTGTTGATAAATTGGTGGTCTGCACGTGTTTGACTTTGTAATTATTCACTTTTGGTATCAATAATATGTTTGCTTACCCCCCAAAAAAAGGGGTTTGATGGAGAGCCGAGCTTCAAGAAGCTAAGAGCATTAAGGATGGATTTGTAAGTCGTCAAGTTGTTTGCAAGGGTAGAGTCAAACATTGATAATTTGATCAACCGAATAGAGCAATCTGAACATCAAAGAGGAGAACGATGGGGAAACTAATGATGACAAGACCCTGCAAAAGGAGATCAATCGTAGCGTAGGACAGATGTTGCTCGAAATAGTTCCCACGTAAATTCGTTGGAAAAGGAGATACAACATCAAGTTCTTCGGTCGCATGCCTAGTGCTCATTAAAGatatacagtcagacct includes these proteins:
- the LOC132611473 gene encoding staphylococcal-like nuclease CAN2 → MGNAIRLLYGHCCKPSADSDSLGHHGSAPGVSALAQDLYNFEITSQVPQGLTKHVVSSKKAQANWYKKLSDAWRETKPPPKTPEEASRLVIQTLKRHQKADVEGLLAFYGLPLPHSLVELTTDGAPPSHPHGLKFELHTLPVDAKAVADGDTVTVYVSATDPRESSCLPRDVQAAAVQRSKARAQKNYPKADELHKKIIDSGYRVIPVNHDEVLARKYRIRLRGIDAPESAMPYGKEAKEELTKVVQGKSLRVLVFDEDRYGRCVGDIYCNGIFAQEVMLKKGLAWHYTAYDKRPELEKWEKDARAKRIGLWAARNPEMPWEWRKQKRENQRS